The genomic DNA AACTTTTAAGCGGGGGGGTATTGAAGGGTAATTCAACAGTAAAAATGCTACCTTTACCTAATTCGCTTTGTACTTTCAAATTGCCTTGGTGTGCCTGAACAATTGCCATAGCAATAGCTAGTCCCAATCCAGAACCGCCAGTACTACGAGAGCGATCGCTATTCACCCGATAAAAGCGATCAAAAATTTGCGAAAGCTCATTGTGTGGAATGCCAATTCCAGTATCTTGAACTTGAATCACAGCATAATGGTCACTGCGGTCTAGGACAACAGTTACTTCTCCGCCCCGTGGCGTATATTGAATTGCGTTGACAATTAAGTTAGAAACTAAACGATAAAGCTGCTCAGAATCCCCTACAATATTTACAGGTTGACGAACTCGTATTAAAGATGTCAGCAACACACCTGCCGCATTAGACATTGCTACAAACTCCTCAATTAAGTCGCTAATAACGTCATCTAAGCAGCATAATTCACGTCGCATGGACATCGATTGGCGGTCTAAGCGAGCTAAGAGCAACAAATCAGCAACCAAAGTTGTGAGCCGCTGATTCTGACGCTGTATAGTTCGTAACATATCCCGTGCCTCTTCTTCATCTATCTGAGGCATCAAAAGTGCTGATTCTACTGTTGCTCCTGTTGCAGCTAGAGGTGTCCGCAATTCGTGTGCGGCATCCGCTGTAAACTGTTGAATTTGTCTATAGGATTGGTAAATTGGTCTCATTGCCAATCCTGCTAACCACCAACTAGCAACACCAACTAAACCCATTGCTATTGGTAATCCCAAAGCTAAAATTAATTTAACAGCATCTAGATAACTATTGAAGTCATTGAGACTTCGCCCTACTTGTATATATCCCCAATCTCGATTATCTTGGGTGTGCAGCACAAAGGAAACTTGGTGGTAAAGCCTGCCTTTACCGTCTTTAAGAGTTTGCCAAGTTTGCTTGTTAAAGGTTAAGGGCAGTCCTTCTGGAGGAGAGCCTGCCATAGCAACTAAGCGTCCGGAGTTATCGAAAAAGCGTACGTAGTAGTAGCCTTGGTTAACAACGCTTAAAGTATGGCGCTTAGAATTTAGCTGCTGTTGAATGCAATCATTACCAACCATACAAATATTTGGTAAAAGCTGCTGTATGACTGTTTCCAAGCGTCCGGGTTGCTGTAGTTTTAGTTCAATACTATCATGCAAAGTTCCTGCTACAGACTCTAGTTCTCGGTCTAAGGCTATCCAATGGGCATGAGATACTGCTTTGTAGACGCCGAATCCACACAGGCTTAAAATCAAAGCCATGACTAGCGCATACCACAGCGCTAAACGAATACGAGTCAGATTAAACAGTTTATTTTGATTCATCGCTAAGATTTAGACGATACCCCATACCATGCAAGGTTTCAATTGGGTTTGTGCAGCCACTATTTGTCAATTTGCGGCGTAGCAAACGCACTTGAGCTGCTACCACATTACTAGCAGGTTCTGCACTCACTTCCCAAAGCTGGTTGCGAATTTGTTCTGTGGTAACGATTTGGTTTGGGTGCTTCATAAAATACTCCAGTAGCTGGAATTCCTTATTAGTTAGGGGGATTACTTGTTTACCTCCACTAGCGTTTTGACTCACAACGGCACTACTGCTGTAATCTAGAGTCAGGTTACCAACAGTTAATTCTTTTAATTGGAAGTGAGGCGATCGCCTCTGTAATGCTCGTAACCGCGCTAACAATTCCGCCATGCCAAATGGTTTTACCAAGTAGTCATCTGCACCCGCATCCAACCCTGCAACTTTGTCTTCTATCCTATCCTTAGCTGTTAGCATCAACACAGGTAGAGGATTGTTGTTTTTTCGTAATCTTTGGCACAACTCTAAGCCTGACATTCCTGGCAGCATCCAATCAAGAATAGCTAATGTATAGTGTGTCCAACGATTTTCTAAATATGCCCAAGCCTCAGTGCCGTCCGTAACCCAATCAACTACGTACTTTTCTTGATTTAAAGTTCGCTTAATGGCAGCACCTAAATCCAATTCATCTTCGACTAACAGCACCCGCATAAACAATTCATCATTTAGAGATTTTTGGCAAATTTGTGAAGCAAGCATAATTATTAACAGGGTCTACCTTTAAAAATAGGTTGACAGAGGTTTATGAAATTAAAATGAAATTTTCAGGCTTGAAATAAAATTTAAGACTCTAATCCATAAGGCTCTAACTTAGATTAGAATCTTGGCAGAAGATAATTAATGAAGGAAAA from Chlorogloeopsis sp. ULAP01 includes the following:
- the rppB gene encoding two-component system sensor histidine kinase RppB, which translates into the protein MNQNKLFNLTRIRLALWYALVMALILSLCGFGVYKAVSHAHWIALDRELESVAGTLHDSIELKLQQPGRLETVIQQLLPNICMVGNDCIQQQLNSKRHTLSVVNQGYYYVRFFDNSGRLVAMAGSPPEGLPLTFNKQTWQTLKDGKGRLYHQVSFVLHTQDNRDWGYIQVGRSLNDFNSYLDAVKLILALGLPIAMGLVGVASWWLAGLAMRPIYQSYRQIQQFTADAAHELRTPLAATGATVESALLMPQIDEEEARDMLRTIQRQNQRLTTLVADLLLLARLDRQSMSMRRELCCLDDVISDLIEEFVAMSNAAGVLLTSLIRVRQPVNIVGDSEQLYRLVSNLIVNAIQYTPRGGEVTVVLDRSDHYAVIQVQDTGIGIPHNELSQIFDRFYRVNSDRSRSTGGSGLGLAIAMAIVQAHQGNLKVQSELGKGSIFTVELPFNTPPLKSFCSIEPFKGLYRRQNKRI
- the rppA gene encoding two-component system response regulator RppA, which translates into the protein MRVLLVEDELDLGAAIKRTLNQEKYVVDWVTDGTEAWAYLENRWTHYTLAILDWMLPGMSGLELCQRLRKNNNPLPVLMLTAKDRIEDKVAGLDAGADDYLVKPFGMAELLARLRALQRRSPHFQLKELTVGNLTLDYSSSAVVSQNASGGKQVIPLTNKEFQLLEYFMKHPNQIVTTEQIRNQLWEVSAEPASNVVAAQVRLLRRKLTNSGCTNPIETLHGMGYRLNLSDESK